The Cloeon dipterum chromosome X, ieCloDipt1.1, whole genome shotgun sequence genome includes a window with the following:
- the lig gene encoding protein lingerer isoform X6, giving the protein MSSVIRAGPRGGKGAAKSSSGDLTPSNKAQKTETTKTDTPKASDNVPKATAEQMRLAQIIDTRTEDPDMKNKIKQVMDATRKSEDEVCTALHDCDNDLDRAVNMLLEGSGTGEWETSGKKKKTRNQAGAVSSSRGEKSEGAARDRSEPGDSTVDRERSRTRGGGPPRMRGRGSSDSRGWRGRENKENEKNLQEEGGVKGESAPKRGAGRMANGPGRSGRGGRGGGRSGPRTFQGRGEKGGFPKSIETWDPHGDNEAETNANGADYGVGEWNDNFPVTEDWDNEEYTGSLADTKVFTPSTAPRPSAMEAVDAMDREMAAVVAKGLSGAASSLDTAASMLPQSLTTTPNKLTPAQSQYFSQLTQVAAANESLKAAVGVGASSTNGPKEPISYVSAVNSGGYAATAGNYQSSSPASYSATASYSATAYGGSNASYSSQIKNSAQSLPHQQKQTAPQSQQNLQSRPKVQRTRLPPPSKIPSSAVEMPGDATTAPGLDVQFGGLEFGSDSFELSKSTPESNSKYKTSSDLKQGSGGSGPPLDLSSMSLNSKGQQAQDNMTAYSSSAGAQTANAKDLSQTSLSAISHSQKLGGTDSMTFPAQVSDHKAQQQSGSYRPPVSSTGIESAKPDNLAYSNSNNTSSNYQSSYQKSYQSGSSYPSSGPASGYSSQVSSSQYPSGQTQGQSYSSGQSGYGGNQSFQSSSAPTTTYSQTSSTNTYHQSTGGNTYQAYPSIGQTVSAATSSTYNQQYPQSYITSGSGTAYTAANSTQYPGNYGSNGPTTTTSSLHSSSSVSASKMGSSMASSKDGQYDAPSSGTTSSSTTQASASQALGLTSTGQSSTASTKVTSSTAGVPPAMLSHQQQYIMGQGQVPYFNVQQPIYSFDDFQHQMLSSRVPMQQTPGGYYDISSLTGRDSGMTSVAYSVSGDGRYTRTDNNSSPVPSTLSQQNATPTHQQPMLNPTTLPPGYAYFYGANVVPGSFQYSAPLYPLPTPATNTHAATNSTQYAKPAGYTGFGTSYDSLAGQGAADYSKSSSGYVNASSQGGQSGKGSVVGSGGTTGSATGSASDITSAMYGKPHPALGKVNSYDKQSYSAAPQPFSLPASQTGQIGAGATQYAPLFIPAMPQQMHQQLHQMEYRNQGRRSDSGTGSGQRSQTSSQQNKTSKQGYNTFWTQN; this is encoded by the exons GCCACTGCGGAACAAATGAGACTTGCACAAATTATTGACACTCGAACTGAGGATCCAGacatgaaaaacaaaatcaagcaGGTTATGGACGCCACGCGCAAGTCGGAGGACGAAGTGTGCACCGCTTTGCATGACTGCGACAATGACCTGGACAGAGCAGTGAATATGCTGCTTGAGGGCTCTGGAACT GGTGAGTGGGAAACATctggaaagaaaaagaagactCGCAACCAAGCAGGTGCTGTTTCATCTTCTCGCGGAGAAAAGTCTGAAGGCGCTGCCAGGGATCGTAGCGAACCTGGTGATTCAACGGTCGACCGAGAGCGTTCCCGCACCAGAGGTGGTGGTCCTCCTCGAATGCGGGGCCGTGGCTCCTCAGACAGCCGTGGAT GGCGCGGTAGAGAGAACAAAGAGAATGAGAAGAACTTGCAGGAGGAGGGCGGTGTCAAGGGTGAATCAGCCCCTAAGCGGGGTGCCGGCAGAATGGCCAACGGGCCAGGAAGATCTGGCCGAGGTGGTAGGGGTGGCGGTCGATCGGGGCCTCGTACCTTCCAAGGCAGGGGGGAGAAGGGAGGCTTTCCCAAGTCGATAGAGACGTGGGACCCCCATGGGGACAACGAGGCTGAGACTAACGCTAATGGTGCTGACTACGGCGTGGGAGAGTGGAACGACAATTTCCCTGTGACTGAAGATTGGGATAACGAGGAATACACCGGCTCCCTGGCTGATACCAAGGTATTCACACCGAGCACAGCGCCGAGGCCGTCGGCCATGGAGGCGGTCGATGCCATGGACCGTGAGATGGCCGCTGTCGTGGCCAAAGGTCTGTCTGGCGCGGCGAGCAGCCTCGACACGGCGGCCAGTATGCTTCCGCAGTCGCTGACCACCACACCGAACAAGCTTACACCAGCACAATCTCAGTACTTCTCTCAACTGACCCAGGTGGCAGCGGCAAATGAATCCCTGAAGGCCGCTGTCGGAGTCGGCGCATCATCCACCAACGGGCCCAAGGAACCGATCTCGTATGTCTCCGCTGTCAACTCTGGTGGCTACGCGGCCACTGCTGGAAACTACCAGTCGTCTAGCCCTGCGTCATATTCGGCGACAG CATCTTACTCTGCAACAGCATACGGTGGCTCGAACGCCAGCTACAGCAGCCAAATTAAGAACTCAGCGCAGTCGCTGCCTCACCAGCAGAAACAGACGGCTCCCCAATCTCAACAAAACCTTCAGTCCAGACCAAAGGTGCAGCGTACAAGGCTTCCACCCCCTTCAAAA ATTCCATCCTCTGCTGTTGAGATGCCTGGCGACGCGACCACGGCTCCAGGGTTGGACGTGCAGTTCGGAGGACTCGAGTTTGGCTCAGATTCGTTTGAGCTCTCGAAGAGCACGCCAGAGTCGAATTCCAAGTACAAAACCTCATCCGACCTCAAACAGGGTTCCGGTGGTAGTGGGCCGCCGCTTGATCTTAGCAGCATGAGTTTGAACAGCAAGGGCCAACAGGCTCAAGATAACATGACTGCCTACTCGAGCTCGGCTGGAGCTCAGACTGCCAATGCCAAGGACCTGAGCCAGACCAGCTTGTCTGCCATCTCTCACAGTCAAAAG TTGGGAGGAACTGATTCCATGACATTCCCTGCGCAAGTAAGTGACCACAAGGCGCAGCAGCAGAGCGGCTCTTACCGGCCACCTGTCAGCTCAACTGGCATCGAGTCAGCCAAGCCGGACAACCTGGCTTACTCGAACAGCAACAACACGAGCTCCAACTACCAGAGCTCATACCAGAAGTCCTATCAGTCGGGGTCGAGCTACCCGTCGTCAGGGCCGGCGAGCGGCTACTCGTCTCAGGTTTCGTCCTCGCAGTACCCTAGCGGGCAGACGCAGGGCCAGTCGTACTCGAGCGGTCAATCGGGTTATGGAGGAAACCAATCGTTCCAGTCGTCGAGCGCCCCAACCACCACTTACAGCCAGACTAGCAGCACAAACACCTACCATCAGTCGACTGGTGGAAACACGTACCAGGCATACCCGTCGATAGGCCAGACCGTTTCGGCCGCCACTTCATCCACTTACAACCAGCAGTATCCGCAGAGCTACATTACCTCAGGATCTGGCACAGCGTACACCGCAGCCAACAGCACGCAGTACCCGGGCAACTACGGGAGCAACGGTCCAACCACCACCACGTCTTCTTTGCACAGCTCCAGTTCGGTCAGTGCCAGCAAAATGGGCTCCAGCATGGCGTCGTCCAAGGATGGACAG TATGATGCTCCCAGCAGCGGGACAACGTCAAGTTCTACAACGCAAGCCTCTGCTTCACAGGCCCTTGGTCTCACTTCCACTGGCCAGAGCAGCACAGCTAGCACCAAAGTTACAAGTTCAACTGCAG GTGTTCCACCAGCGATGCTTAGCCACCAGCAGCAGTACATCATGGGGCAGGGCCAGGTGCCGTACTTCAACGTGCAGCAGCCAATCTACAGCTTTGATGATTTCCAACACCAAATGCTTTCATCTCGGGTACCAATG CAGCAGACGCCTGGTGGCTACTACGACATCAGCAGCCTTACTGGACGGGATAGTGGTATGACCAGTGTGGCTTATTCTGTGTCCGGCGACGGCAGGTACACCAGAACTGACAACAATTCCAGCCCAGTTCCTTCCACCCTTTCGCAACAG AACGCGACCCCGACCCACCAGCAGCCTATGCTCAATCCAACCACGCTGCCTCCTGGCTATGCTTACTTTTACGGAGCCAATGTTGTACCTGGAAGCTTCCAATACAGCGCACCCTTATATCCG TTGCCGACCCCCGCCACAAACACGCATGCTGCCACTAACAGCACGCAGTATGCAAAGCCAGCCGGCTACACGGGTTTTGGCACCAGCTATGACAGCCTGGCTGGCCAAGGTGCTGCTGACTACAGCAAGAGCAGCAGCGGCTATGTCAACGCCAGCAGTCAGGGAGGCCAGAGCGGCAAGGGTAGTGTGGTCGGTAGCGGAGGTACTACTGGCTCGGCCACTGGGTCTGCTTCAGATATTACGTCCGCCATGTACGGCAAGCCGCACCCTGCTCTCGGCAAAGTCAAT TCATACGATAAGCAAAGCTACTCAGCCGCGCCGCAGCCGTTCAGCTTGCCGGCTTCCCAGACAGGCCAGATCGGAGCGGGTGCCACGCAGTACGCTCCTCTCTTCATTCCAGCGATGCCTCAGCAGATGCATCAGCAACTGCATCAG ATGGAGTATAGGAACCAGGGCAGACGCTCG GACTCTGGCACTGGCTCAGGACAGCGTTCGCAGACAAGTTCTCAGCAGAACAAGACTAGCAAGCAGGGATACAACACTTTCTGGACTCAGAATTAA
- the lig gene encoding protein lingerer isoform X7, which translates to MSSVIRAGPRGGKGAAKSSSGDLTPSNKAQKTETTKTDTPKASDNVPKATAEQMRLAQIIDTRTEDPDMKNKIKQVMDATRKSEDEVCTALHDCDNDLDRAVNMLLEGSGTGEWETSGKKKKTRNQAGAVSSSRGEKSEGAARDRSEPGDSTVDRERSRTRGGGPPRMRGRGSSDSRGWRGRENKENEKNLQEEGGVKGESAPKRGAGRMANGPGRSGRGGRGGGRSGPRTFQGRGEKGGFPKSIETWDPHGDNEAETNANGADYGVGEWNDNFPVTEDWDNEEYTGSLADTKVFTPSTAPRPSAMEAVDAMDREMAAVVAKGLSGAASSLDTAASMLPQSLTTTPNKLTPAQSQYFSQLTQVAAANESLKAAVGVGASSTNGPKEPISYVSAVNSGGYAATAGNYQSSSPASYSATASYSATAYGGSNASYSSQIKNSAQSLPHQQKQTAPQSQQNLQSRPKVQRTRLPPPSKIPSSAVEMPGDATTAPGLDVQFGGLEFGSDSFELSKSTPESNSKYKTSSDLKQGSGGSGPPLDLSSMSLNSKGQQAQDNMTAYSSSAGAQTANAKDLSQTSLSAISHSQKLGGTDSMTFPAQVSDHKAQQQSGSYRPPVSSTGIESAKPDNLAYSNSNNTSSNYQSSYQKSYQSGSSYPSSGPASGYSSQVSSSQYPSGQTQGQSYSSGQSGYGGNQSFQSSSAPTTTYSQTSSTNTYHQSTGGNTYQAYPSIGQTVSAATSSTYNQQYPQSYITSGSGTAYTAANSTQYPGNYGSNGPTTTTSSLHSSSSVSASKMGSSMASSKDGQYDAPSSGTTSSSTTQASASQALGLTSTGQSSTASTKVTSSTAGVPPAMLSHQQQYIMGQGQVPYFNVQQPIYSFDDFQHQMLSSRVPMQTPGGYYDISSLTGRDSGMTSVAYSVSGDGRYTRTDNNSSPVPSTLSQQNATPTHQQPMLNPTTLPPGYAYFYGANVVPGSFQYSAPLYPLPTPATNTHAATNSTQYAKPAGYTGFGTSYDSLAGQGAADYSKSSSGYVNASSQGGQSGKGSVVGSGGTTGSATGSASDITSAMYGKPHPALGKVNSYDKQSYSAAPQPFSLPASQTGQIGAGATQYAPLFIPAMPQQMHQQLHQMEYRNQGRRSDSGTGSGQRSQTSSQQNKTSKQGYNTFWTQN; encoded by the exons GCCACTGCGGAACAAATGAGACTTGCACAAATTATTGACACTCGAACTGAGGATCCAGacatgaaaaacaaaatcaagcaGGTTATGGACGCCACGCGCAAGTCGGAGGACGAAGTGTGCACCGCTTTGCATGACTGCGACAATGACCTGGACAGAGCAGTGAATATGCTGCTTGAGGGCTCTGGAACT GGTGAGTGGGAAACATctggaaagaaaaagaagactCGCAACCAAGCAGGTGCTGTTTCATCTTCTCGCGGAGAAAAGTCTGAAGGCGCTGCCAGGGATCGTAGCGAACCTGGTGATTCAACGGTCGACCGAGAGCGTTCCCGCACCAGAGGTGGTGGTCCTCCTCGAATGCGGGGCCGTGGCTCCTCAGACAGCCGTGGAT GGCGCGGTAGAGAGAACAAAGAGAATGAGAAGAACTTGCAGGAGGAGGGCGGTGTCAAGGGTGAATCAGCCCCTAAGCGGGGTGCCGGCAGAATGGCCAACGGGCCAGGAAGATCTGGCCGAGGTGGTAGGGGTGGCGGTCGATCGGGGCCTCGTACCTTCCAAGGCAGGGGGGAGAAGGGAGGCTTTCCCAAGTCGATAGAGACGTGGGACCCCCATGGGGACAACGAGGCTGAGACTAACGCTAATGGTGCTGACTACGGCGTGGGAGAGTGGAACGACAATTTCCCTGTGACTGAAGATTGGGATAACGAGGAATACACCGGCTCCCTGGCTGATACCAAGGTATTCACACCGAGCACAGCGCCGAGGCCGTCGGCCATGGAGGCGGTCGATGCCATGGACCGTGAGATGGCCGCTGTCGTGGCCAAAGGTCTGTCTGGCGCGGCGAGCAGCCTCGACACGGCGGCCAGTATGCTTCCGCAGTCGCTGACCACCACACCGAACAAGCTTACACCAGCACAATCTCAGTACTTCTCTCAACTGACCCAGGTGGCAGCGGCAAATGAATCCCTGAAGGCCGCTGTCGGAGTCGGCGCATCATCCACCAACGGGCCCAAGGAACCGATCTCGTATGTCTCCGCTGTCAACTCTGGTGGCTACGCGGCCACTGCTGGAAACTACCAGTCGTCTAGCCCTGCGTCATATTCGGCGACAG CATCTTACTCTGCAACAGCATACGGTGGCTCGAACGCCAGCTACAGCAGCCAAATTAAGAACTCAGCGCAGTCGCTGCCTCACCAGCAGAAACAGACGGCTCCCCAATCTCAACAAAACCTTCAGTCCAGACCAAAGGTGCAGCGTACAAGGCTTCCACCCCCTTCAAAA ATTCCATCCTCTGCTGTTGAGATGCCTGGCGACGCGACCACGGCTCCAGGGTTGGACGTGCAGTTCGGAGGACTCGAGTTTGGCTCAGATTCGTTTGAGCTCTCGAAGAGCACGCCAGAGTCGAATTCCAAGTACAAAACCTCATCCGACCTCAAACAGGGTTCCGGTGGTAGTGGGCCGCCGCTTGATCTTAGCAGCATGAGTTTGAACAGCAAGGGCCAACAGGCTCAAGATAACATGACTGCCTACTCGAGCTCGGCTGGAGCTCAGACTGCCAATGCCAAGGACCTGAGCCAGACCAGCTTGTCTGCCATCTCTCACAGTCAAAAG TTGGGAGGAACTGATTCCATGACATTCCCTGCGCAAGTAAGTGACCACAAGGCGCAGCAGCAGAGCGGCTCTTACCGGCCACCTGTCAGCTCAACTGGCATCGAGTCAGCCAAGCCGGACAACCTGGCTTACTCGAACAGCAACAACACGAGCTCCAACTACCAGAGCTCATACCAGAAGTCCTATCAGTCGGGGTCGAGCTACCCGTCGTCAGGGCCGGCGAGCGGCTACTCGTCTCAGGTTTCGTCCTCGCAGTACCCTAGCGGGCAGACGCAGGGCCAGTCGTACTCGAGCGGTCAATCGGGTTATGGAGGAAACCAATCGTTCCAGTCGTCGAGCGCCCCAACCACCACTTACAGCCAGACTAGCAGCACAAACACCTACCATCAGTCGACTGGTGGAAACACGTACCAGGCATACCCGTCGATAGGCCAGACCGTTTCGGCCGCCACTTCATCCACTTACAACCAGCAGTATCCGCAGAGCTACATTACCTCAGGATCTGGCACAGCGTACACCGCAGCCAACAGCACGCAGTACCCGGGCAACTACGGGAGCAACGGTCCAACCACCACCACGTCTTCTTTGCACAGCTCCAGTTCGGTCAGTGCCAGCAAAATGGGCTCCAGCATGGCGTCGTCCAAGGATGGACAG TATGATGCTCCCAGCAGCGGGACAACGTCAAGTTCTACAACGCAAGCCTCTGCTTCACAGGCCCTTGGTCTCACTTCCACTGGCCAGAGCAGCACAGCTAGCACCAAAGTTACAAGTTCAACTGCAG GTGTTCCACCAGCGATGCTTAGCCACCAGCAGCAGTACATCATGGGGCAGGGCCAGGTGCCGTACTTCAACGTGCAGCAGCCAATCTACAGCTTTGATGATTTCCAACACCAAATGCTTTCATCTCGGGTACCAATG CAGACGCCTGGTGGCTACTACGACATCAGCAGCCTTACTGGACGGGATAGTGGTATGACCAGTGTGGCTTATTCTGTGTCCGGCGACGGCAGGTACACCAGAACTGACAACAATTCCAGCCCAGTTCCTTCCACCCTTTCGCAACAG AACGCGACCCCGACCCACCAGCAGCCTATGCTCAATCCAACCACGCTGCCTCCTGGCTATGCTTACTTTTACGGAGCCAATGTTGTACCTGGAAGCTTCCAATACAGCGCACCCTTATATCCG TTGCCGACCCCCGCCACAAACACGCATGCTGCCACTAACAGCACGCAGTATGCAAAGCCAGCCGGCTACACGGGTTTTGGCACCAGCTATGACAGCCTGGCTGGCCAAGGTGCTGCTGACTACAGCAAGAGCAGCAGCGGCTATGTCAACGCCAGCAGTCAGGGAGGCCAGAGCGGCAAGGGTAGTGTGGTCGGTAGCGGAGGTACTACTGGCTCGGCCACTGGGTCTGCTTCAGATATTACGTCCGCCATGTACGGCAAGCCGCACCCTGCTCTCGGCAAAGTCAAT TCATACGATAAGCAAAGCTACTCAGCCGCGCCGCAGCCGTTCAGCTTGCCGGCTTCCCAGACAGGCCAGATCGGAGCGGGTGCCACGCAGTACGCTCCTCTCTTCATTCCAGCGATGCCTCAGCAGATGCATCAGCAACTGCATCAG ATGGAGTATAGGAACCAGGGCAGACGCTCG GACTCTGGCACTGGCTCAGGACAGCGTTCGCAGACAAGTTCTCAGCAGAACAAGACTAGCAAGCAGGGATACAACACTTTCTGGACTCAGAATTAA
- the lig gene encoding protein lingerer isoform X4 — MSSVIRAGPRGGKGAAKSSSGDLTPSNKAQKTETTKTDTPKASDNVPKGKNKGQNNKEAHAPSSDRTAQIIKEGNKATAEQMRLAQIIDTRTEDPDMKNKIKQVMDATRKSEDEVCTALHDCDNDLDRAVNMLLEGSGTGEWETSGKKKKTRNQAGAVSSSRGEKSEGAARDRSEPGDSTVDRERSRTRGGGPPRMRGRGSSDSRGWRGRENKENEKNLQEEGGVKGESAPKRGAGRMANGPGRSGRGGRGGGRSGPRTFQGRGEKGGFPKSIETWDPHGDNEAETNANGADYGVGEWNDNFPVTEDWDNEEYTGSLADTKVFTPSTAPRPSAMEAVDAMDREMAAVVAKGLSGAASSLDTAASMLPQSLTTTPNKLTPAQSQYFSQLTQVAAANESLKAAVGVGASSTNGPKEPISYVSAVNSGGYAATAGNYQSSSPASYSATAYGGSNASYSSQIKNSAQSLPHQQKQTAPQSQQNLQSRPKVQRTRLPPPSKIPSSAVEMPGDATTAPGLDVQFGGLEFGSDSFELSKSTPESNSKYKTSSDLKQGSGGSGPPLDLSSMSLNSKGQQAQDNMTAYSSSAGAQTANAKDLSQTSLSAISHSQKLGGTDSMTFPAQVSDHKAQQQSGSYRPPVSSTGIESAKPDNLAYSNSNNTSSNYQSSYQKSYQSGSSYPSSGPASGYSSQVSSSQYPSGQTQGQSYSSGQSGYGGNQSFQSSSAPTTTYSQTSSTNTYHQSTGGNTYQAYPSIGQTVSAATSSTYNQQYPQSYITSGSGTAYTAANSTQYPGNYGSNGPTTTTSSLHSSSSVSASKMGSSMASSKDGQYDAPSSGTTSSSTTQASASQALGLTSTGQSSTASTKVTSSTAGVPPAMLSHQQQYIMGQGQVPYFNVQQPIYSFDDFQHQMLSSRVPMQQTPGGYYDISSLTGRDSGMTSVAYSVSGDGRYTRTDNNSSPVPSTLSQQNATPTHQQPMLNPTTLPPGYAYFYGANVVPGSFQYSAPLYPLPTPATNTHAATNSTQYAKPAGYTGFGTSYDSLAGQGAADYSKSSSGYVNASSQGGQSGKGSVVGSGGTTGSATGSASDITSAMYGKPHPALGKVNSYDKQSYSAAPQPFSLPASQTGQIGAGATQYAPLFIPAMPQQMHQQLHQMEYRNQGRRSDSGTGSGQRSQTSSQQNKTSKQGYNTFWTQN, encoded by the exons GGCAAAAACAAAGGTCAAAATAACAAGGAGGCTCATGCACCATCGAGTGATCGTACCGCTCAGATCATCAAGGAGGGCAACAAG GCCACTGCGGAACAAATGAGACTTGCACAAATTATTGACACTCGAACTGAGGATCCAGacatgaaaaacaaaatcaagcaGGTTATGGACGCCACGCGCAAGTCGGAGGACGAAGTGTGCACCGCTTTGCATGACTGCGACAATGACCTGGACAGAGCAGTGAATATGCTGCTTGAGGGCTCTGGAACT GGTGAGTGGGAAACATctggaaagaaaaagaagactCGCAACCAAGCAGGTGCTGTTTCATCTTCTCGCGGAGAAAAGTCTGAAGGCGCTGCCAGGGATCGTAGCGAACCTGGTGATTCAACGGTCGACCGAGAGCGTTCCCGCACCAGAGGTGGTGGTCCTCCTCGAATGCGGGGCCGTGGCTCCTCAGACAGCCGTGGAT GGCGCGGTAGAGAGAACAAAGAGAATGAGAAGAACTTGCAGGAGGAGGGCGGTGTCAAGGGTGAATCAGCCCCTAAGCGGGGTGCCGGCAGAATGGCCAACGGGCCAGGAAGATCTGGCCGAGGTGGTAGGGGTGGCGGTCGATCGGGGCCTCGTACCTTCCAAGGCAGGGGGGAGAAGGGAGGCTTTCCCAAGTCGATAGAGACGTGGGACCCCCATGGGGACAACGAGGCTGAGACTAACGCTAATGGTGCTGACTACGGCGTGGGAGAGTGGAACGACAATTTCCCTGTGACTGAAGATTGGGATAACGAGGAATACACCGGCTCCCTGGCTGATACCAAGGTATTCACACCGAGCACAGCGCCGAGGCCGTCGGCCATGGAGGCGGTCGATGCCATGGACCGTGAGATGGCCGCTGTCGTGGCCAAAGGTCTGTCTGGCGCGGCGAGCAGCCTCGACACGGCGGCCAGTATGCTTCCGCAGTCGCTGACCACCACACCGAACAAGCTTACACCAGCACAATCTCAGTACTTCTCTCAACTGACCCAGGTGGCAGCGGCAAATGAATCCCTGAAGGCCGCTGTCGGAGTCGGCGCATCATCCACCAACGGGCCCAAGGAACCGATCTCGTATGTCTCCGCTGTCAACTCTGGTGGCTACGCGGCCACTGCTGGAAACTACCAGTCGTCTAGCCCTGCGTCATATTCGGCGACAG CATACGGTGGCTCGAACGCCAGCTACAGCAGCCAAATTAAGAACTCAGCGCAGTCGCTGCCTCACCAGCAGAAACAGACGGCTCCCCAATCTCAACAAAACCTTCAGTCCAGACCAAAGGTGCAGCGTACAAGGCTTCCACCCCCTTCAAAA ATTCCATCCTCTGCTGTTGAGATGCCTGGCGACGCGACCACGGCTCCAGGGTTGGACGTGCAGTTCGGAGGACTCGAGTTTGGCTCAGATTCGTTTGAGCTCTCGAAGAGCACGCCAGAGTCGAATTCCAAGTACAAAACCTCATCCGACCTCAAACAGGGTTCCGGTGGTAGTGGGCCGCCGCTTGATCTTAGCAGCATGAGTTTGAACAGCAAGGGCCAACAGGCTCAAGATAACATGACTGCCTACTCGAGCTCGGCTGGAGCTCAGACTGCCAATGCCAAGGACCTGAGCCAGACCAGCTTGTCTGCCATCTCTCACAGTCAAAAG TTGGGAGGAACTGATTCCATGACATTCCCTGCGCAAGTAAGTGACCACAAGGCGCAGCAGCAGAGCGGCTCTTACCGGCCACCTGTCAGCTCAACTGGCATCGAGTCAGCCAAGCCGGACAACCTGGCTTACTCGAACAGCAACAACACGAGCTCCAACTACCAGAGCTCATACCAGAAGTCCTATCAGTCGGGGTCGAGCTACCCGTCGTCAGGGCCGGCGAGCGGCTACTCGTCTCAGGTTTCGTCCTCGCAGTACCCTAGCGGGCAGACGCAGGGCCAGTCGTACTCGAGCGGTCAATCGGGTTATGGAGGAAACCAATCGTTCCAGTCGTCGAGCGCCCCAACCACCACTTACAGCCAGACTAGCAGCACAAACACCTACCATCAGTCGACTGGTGGAAACACGTACCAGGCATACCCGTCGATAGGCCAGACCGTTTCGGCCGCCACTTCATCCACTTACAACCAGCAGTATCCGCAGAGCTACATTACCTCAGGATCTGGCACAGCGTACACCGCAGCCAACAGCACGCAGTACCCGGGCAACTACGGGAGCAACGGTCCAACCACCACCACGTCTTCTTTGCACAGCTCCAGTTCGGTCAGTGCCAGCAAAATGGGCTCCAGCATGGCGTCGTCCAAGGATGGACAG TATGATGCTCCCAGCAGCGGGACAACGTCAAGTTCTACAACGCAAGCCTCTGCTTCACAGGCCCTTGGTCTCACTTCCACTGGCCAGAGCAGCACAGCTAGCACCAAAGTTACAAGTTCAACTGCAG GTGTTCCACCAGCGATGCTTAGCCACCAGCAGCAGTACATCATGGGGCAGGGCCAGGTGCCGTACTTCAACGTGCAGCAGCCAATCTACAGCTTTGATGATTTCCAACACCAAATGCTTTCATCTCGGGTACCAATG CAGCAGACGCCTGGTGGCTACTACGACATCAGCAGCCTTACTGGACGGGATAGTGGTATGACCAGTGTGGCTTATTCTGTGTCCGGCGACGGCAGGTACACCAGAACTGACAACAATTCCAGCCCAGTTCCTTCCACCCTTTCGCAACAG AACGCGACCCCGACCCACCAGCAGCCTATGCTCAATCCAACCACGCTGCCTCCTGGCTATGCTTACTTTTACGGAGCCAATGTTGTACCTGGAAGCTTCCAATACAGCGCACCCTTATATCCG TTGCCGACCCCCGCCACAAACACGCATGCTGCCACTAACAGCACGCAGTATGCAAAGCCAGCCGGCTACACGGGTTTTGGCACCAGCTATGACAGCCTGGCTGGCCAAGGTGCTGCTGACTACAGCAAGAGCAGCAGCGGCTATGTCAACGCCAGCAGTCAGGGAGGCCAGAGCGGCAAGGGTAGTGTGGTCGGTAGCGGAGGTACTACTGGCTCGGCCACTGGGTCTGCTTCAGATATTACGTCCGCCATGTACGGCAAGCCGCACCCTGCTCTCGGCAAAGTCAAT TCATACGATAAGCAAAGCTACTCAGCCGCGCCGCAGCCGTTCAGCTTGCCGGCTTCCCAGACAGGCCAGATCGGAGCGGGTGCCACGCAGTACGCTCCTCTCTTCATTCCAGCGATGCCTCAGCAGATGCATCAGCAACTGCATCAG ATGGAGTATAGGAACCAGGGCAGACGCTCG GACTCTGGCACTGGCTCAGGACAGCGTTCGCAGACAAGTTCTCAGCAGAACAAGACTAGCAAGCAGGGATACAACACTTTCTGGACTCAGAATTAA